In Gadus chalcogrammus isolate NIFS_2021 chromosome 1, NIFS_Gcha_1.0, whole genome shotgun sequence, one DNA window encodes the following:
- the cldn19 gene encoding claudin-19, giving the protein MANSGLQLLGYFLALGGWIGIISTTVLPQWKQSSYAGDAIITAVGLYEGLWMSCASQSTGQVQCKIFDSMLSLDIHIQTCRALMVVAVLLGFISIIVSVVGMKCTKVGDNNPATKTRIAVCGGALFVLAGVCTLVSVSWYATQVSYQFFNPNTPLNARYEFGSALFVGWAAASLTVLGGGFLCCSCSSEDRRGQQYYRQSQPSTAREANVKSSPPEKREQYL; this is encoded by the exons ATGGCCAACTCGGGGCTCCAGCTACTGGGCTACTTCTTGGCGCTGGGCGGATGGATAGGGATCATCTCCACCACGGTGCTGCCCCAGTGGAAGCAGTCGTCGTATGCAGGCGACGCCATCATCACGGCCGTGGGGCTGTACGAGGGGCTGTGGATGAGCTGTGCCTCCCAGAGCACGGGGCAGGTGCAGTGCAAGATCTTCGACTCCATGCTCTCCCTGGACA tccacATCCAGACGTGCCGGGCCCTGATGGTGGTGGCGGTGCTGCTGGGCTTCATCAGTATCATCGTCAGCGTGGTGGGCATGAAGTGCACCAAGGTGGGCGACAACAACCCCGCCACCAAGACCCGCATCGCCGTCTGCGGAGGGGCCCTCTTCGTGCTGGCAG GTGTGTGCACGCTGGTGTCAGTGTCCTGGTACGCCACTCAGGTTTCCTACCAGTTCTTCAACCCAAATACGCCGCTCAATGCCAG GTATGAgtttggctccgccctcttcgtGGGCTGGGCAGCGGCCAGTCTTACGGTACTGGGCGGGGGCTTCCTgtgctgctcctgctccagtGAGGACAGGCGAGGGCAGCAGTACTACCGCCAATCACAGCCTTCAACAGCCAGGGA AGCAAATGTAAAAAGTTCCCCGCCAGAGAAAAGGGAGCAGTACTTGTAG